A part of Marinobacter psychrophilus genomic DNA contains:
- a CDS encoding bifunctional GNAT family N-acetyltransferase/carbon-nitrogen hydrolase family protein, whose product MAHEELHLNLRNLTLDDYNQLQVLMDRVYHDIGGAWPRDTIKALVKQFPDGQICIEKSGELVAVALTVSVQYERFSNPHTYDDLILRDEKLRHDVKGDSLYGLDVFIDPEYRGYRLGRRLYEARKELCRSMNLRAILAGGRIPSYHKYKDHATPAEYIERVSRKDIYDPILSFQLSNDFQVTRLLHKYLPEDEKSLGYATLLEWRNILYVPPSSVLNARKTQVRMGAVQWQMREFASVEEVLTQVEYFVDALSDYKSDFALFPEFFNAPLMGLTDQVDQTRAVRFLAGFTEQFRNEMSDMAVSYNINIITGSMPLIENDRVYNVSYLCHRDGRVDEQRKIHITPHERRDWVIEGGNEFKVFDTDAGRVAIMICYDIEFPELGRMAAEQEVDIICVPFWTDTKNGYLRVRHCAQARAIENECYVVITGSVGNLPKVENLDIQYAQSSVFSPSDFGFPHDAVMAETTPNTEMIMFSDMDLEKLTLVRNEGSVTNLKDRRVDLYQLKTRPF is encoded by the coding sequence ATGGCCCATGAAGAACTGCATTTGAACCTTCGCAACCTGACGTTGGATGATTACAACCAACTGCAAGTTCTGATGGACCGGGTTTACCATGATATTGGCGGAGCCTGGCCACGCGACACCATCAAGGCCCTGGTAAAACAGTTTCCAGATGGCCAGATCTGCATTGAAAAAAGTGGCGAACTGGTAGCCGTGGCGCTAACGGTGAGCGTGCAGTACGAAAGGTTCAGCAATCCGCACACTTATGATGACCTGATTCTGCGTGATGAAAAACTCCGACACGACGTAAAAGGCGATTCGCTGTACGGCCTCGATGTCTTTATTGACCCCGAATACCGCGGTTACCGCCTCGGTCGCCGGCTTTATGAGGCCCGCAAAGAACTTTGCCGCTCCATGAACCTGCGCGCCATTTTGGCTGGGGGTCGTATTCCGAGTTATCACAAATACAAAGACCACGCTACCCCGGCCGAATACATTGAACGGGTAAGCCGTAAAGATATTTATGACCCGATCCTGAGTTTTCAGCTGTCCAATGATTTTCAGGTAACCCGCTTGTTACACAAATATTTGCCGGAAGATGAAAAATCTCTAGGCTATGCAACCCTGCTGGAATGGCGGAACATTCTGTATGTTCCCCCGTCCTCGGTTCTGAACGCACGTAAAACCCAAGTTCGCATGGGTGCAGTGCAGTGGCAGATGCGTGAGTTTGCATCGGTTGAGGAAGTGTTAACGCAGGTTGAGTATTTTGTTGATGCCTTGTCAGACTACAAAAGCGACTTCGCCCTGTTTCCAGAGTTTTTTAACGCGCCCTTGATGGGCCTGACGGATCAGGTCGACCAAACACGCGCCGTACGTTTCCTTGCAGGGTTCACTGAACAGTTCCGTAATGAAATGTCTGACATGGCGGTCAGTTACAACATCAATATAATCACCGGCTCAATGCCGCTGATTGAAAATGACCGGGTCTACAACGTATCGTACCTGTGCCACCGCGATGGCCGCGTAGACGAGCAGCGTAAAATTCACATCACCCCACATGAACGCCGTGACTGGGTGATTGAGGGTGGGAACGAGTTCAAGGTGTTTGACACAGACGCCGGCCGCGTCGCTATTATGATCTGCTACGACATTGAGTTCCCGGAGCTGGGGCGCATGGCAGCCGAGCAGGAGGTAGACATCATTTGCGTGCCCTTCTGGACCGATACCAAGAACGGCTATCTGCGAGTGCGTCACTGCGCACAGGCCCGTGCTATTGAAAACGAATGCTATGTGGTCATTACCGGCAGCGTTGGCAACCTGCCAAAGGTAGAGAACCTGGATATCCAGTACGCGCAGTCTTCGGTATTCTCGCCCTCAGACTTTGGATTTCCCCATGACGCGGTGATGGCTGAAACCACTCCGAACACCGAAATGATCATGTTTTCTGATATGGACCTTGAAAAGCTGACGCTGGTGCGTAACGAAGGTTCGGTGACCAATCTTAAAGATCGCCGGGTTGATCTCTATCAGCTAAAAACACGTCCGTTCTAA
- the selD gene encoding selenide, water dikinase SelD: MQTPDQPVLQDIVLLGGGHSHVGVLRQFAMNPVPGVRLTLICRDTDTPYSGMLPGYIAGHYSHDDIHIDLSRLAEFAGARFYRDEAIGLDTATQQVICRDRPPVSYDLLSINIGSSPRTAGVKGAAEHAVPVKPINRFNRHWLDLLDRIKQHQGPFTLAVVGAGAGGVEMALAMQYRLHNELRDVANQAIELHVHILDAADTILPTHNPKVRALFERTLAERGVNVHLGAAVTGVTARTLQIEGEKTPLMADEVLWVTRAGGPKWLAQTGLALDDGLFIRVRNTLQVENNDRIFAVGDIANMIHHPREKAGVFAVRQGKPLADNLRRMALGKTPLNYHPQKKWLALISTGDRYAVASRGKLSVSGALVWHWKDQIDRRFMKKFKELPAMPNKLVKANTAAARSTEDAAQALSLATMRCGGCGAKVGSTVLSRALSKLQPVNRDDVIVGLHAPDDAAVLRMPPGKAIVQTVDFFRAFIDDPYLFGQIAANHSLGDIFAMGATPQSATAIATVPYGIETKVEEQIYQMMAGAVSVLNDANCALVGGHTGEGQELALGFAVNGLIDPAVLMSKGGMQPGDAIILTKPIGTGTLLAAHAQLIAKGRWIDAALRCMTQSSASAAECFQQHQATACTDVTGFGLLGHLAEMLRPSNCAVELNLATIPLLDGALETSSQGILSSLHIANSSAASSIEQVSQWQSHPVYPLLFDPQTAGGLLASVPANKVDDCLMALRRCGYAHAAVVGVVKKSEAWVIGTPASDTDNIANANITLVDQ; encoded by the coding sequence ATGCAAACGCCTGACCAGCCTGTATTACAGGACATTGTCCTGCTTGGCGGCGGGCACAGCCACGTCGGGGTTCTGCGGCAGTTCGCCATGAATCCCGTACCTGGCGTGCGTTTAACGCTGATTTGCCGCGACACCGACACGCCCTACTCTGGCATGCTGCCCGGTTACATTGCAGGCCACTACAGCCATGACGACATCCATATTGATTTAAGCCGACTGGCTGAGTTTGCAGGAGCGCGCTTTTACCGGGACGAAGCCATTGGCCTGGATACTGCCACCCAACAGGTTATCTGCCGTGATCGCCCGCCCGTCAGCTACGATTTGCTCTCTATCAACATTGGTTCTTCACCGCGCACTGCCGGAGTGAAAGGTGCCGCCGAACACGCAGTACCAGTGAAACCTATTAACCGCTTCAATCGGCACTGGCTGGACTTGCTTGACCGCATAAAACAACACCAGGGCCCGTTCACATTGGCTGTAGTAGGTGCGGGCGCTGGTGGCGTTGAAATGGCTCTGGCTATGCAATACCGCTTGCACAACGAACTACGCGATGTTGCCAACCAGGCGATAGAACTCCACGTGCACATACTGGATGCCGCTGACACGATATTGCCCACCCACAACCCAAAAGTACGCGCCCTATTTGAACGCACTCTGGCTGAGCGGGGTGTGAATGTTCATTTGGGTGCGGCAGTCACCGGAGTAACCGCCCGAACCTTACAAATTGAAGGCGAAAAAACGCCCTTGATGGCGGACGAAGTGCTCTGGGTAACCCGCGCCGGCGGCCCGAAATGGCTGGCCCAAACGGGGTTGGCACTGGACGACGGTTTGTTTATTCGAGTACGCAATACGCTTCAGGTTGAAAACAACGATCGCATTTTTGCGGTTGGCGATATTGCCAACATGATTCACCACCCGCGGGAAAAAGCTGGAGTATTTGCGGTACGCCAAGGCAAGCCGCTAGCGGATAATCTGCGCCGGATGGCCCTTGGCAAAACGCCGTTGAACTATCACCCTCAGAAAAAATGGCTGGCGTTGATTTCCACCGGTGACCGCTACGCGGTAGCCTCGCGCGGAAAGCTGAGCGTATCGGGCGCATTGGTGTGGCATTGGAAAGACCAGATCGACCGTCGCTTTATGAAGAAATTTAAAGAATTGCCGGCCATGCCTAACAAGCTGGTTAAAGCGAATACCGCCGCTGCACGTTCCACCGAAGACGCCGCCCAGGCGCTGTCTTTGGCCACCATGCGCTGCGGCGGTTGCGGTGCTAAGGTCGGTAGCACAGTGTTGTCGCGCGCGTTGTCAAAGCTTCAGCCGGTGAACCGTGATGATGTCATTGTTGGCCTTCACGCTCCGGATGACGCTGCCGTACTGCGCATGCCTCCGGGCAAAGCCATTGTACAAACGGTGGACTTCTTTCGTGCTTTCATTGATGACCCCTACCTGTTTGGCCAGATTGCCGCCAATCACAGCCTGGGGGATATCTTTGCCATGGGTGCAACGCCGCAAAGCGCTACGGCTATCGCCACCGTGCCCTATGGCATCGAAACCAAAGTGGAAGAACAAATCTATCAAATGATGGCCGGCGCTGTGTCGGTGTTAAATGATGCCAATTGTGCTTTGGTAGGCGGCCATACCGGCGAAGGCCAGGAACTGGCTCTCGGGTTTGCGGTGAACGGCCTGATTGATCCGGCTGTGCTGATGAGCAAGGGCGGAATGCAACCCGGTGACGCTATTATTCTCACCAAGCCCATAGGCACCGGAACTCTGCTGGCTGCACATGCACAGCTGATTGCCAAAGGCCGTTGGATTGACGCAGCTCTGCGCTGCATGACGCAGTCCAGTGCCAGCGCTGCCGAGTGTTTTCAGCAACACCAAGCAACAGCTTGCACCGACGTTACCGGCTTTGGCCTGCTTGGACACCTGGCAGAAATGCTACGCCCATCAAATTGTGCTGTGGAGCTTAACCTTGCCACCATACCGCTACTGGACGGTGCATTAGAAACCAGCAGCCAGGGCATTTTAAGCTCACTTCACATTGCCAACAGCAGCGCAGCCAGCAGCATTGAGCAGGTCAGCCAGTGGCAAAGTCATCCGGTTTATCCGCTGCTGTTTGACCCACAAACCGCAGGAGGCTTGCTAGCAAGCGTACCTGCAAACAAAGTTGACGATTGTTTAATGGCATTACGCCGGTGTGGTTATGCTCACGCCGCGGTTGTCGGCGTTGTTAAAAAAAGTGAAGCATGGGTTATAGGAACACCCGCAAGCGACACTGATAATATCGCCAACGCCAACATAACTTTGGTCGATCAGTAG
- a CDS encoding ABC transporter ATP-binding protein, translated as MQPEISIKNLNKSYDSGFQALKDINLDISRGEIFALLGPNGAGKTTLISIICGLVNMSSGQVLAAGNDIIRDYRRARQAIGLVPQELATDSFETVWAAVSFSRGLFGKPANPAHIEKILKALSLWDKRNNHIMTLSGGMKRRVMIAKALSHEPRILFLDEPTAGVDVELRRDMWALVRQLRESGVTIILTTHYIEEAEEMADRIGVIRQGEIILVEDKDQLMSKLGKKELRLQLQNKLEFLPPELAAESLELSESGQELIYTFAQHEQTGIAQLLRTLGDLGIEYRDLKTRETSLEDIFVGLVRE; from the coding sequence GTGCAACCGGAAATTTCCATAAAAAACCTCAACAAATCCTACGACAGCGGCTTTCAGGCCCTGAAAGACATCAACCTCGACATTAGCCGCGGCGAAATATTCGCGCTGCTGGGCCCCAACGGCGCGGGAAAAACCACGCTGATCAGCATTATCTGCGGTCTGGTGAATATGTCGTCGGGTCAGGTTCTGGCTGCGGGTAACGATATCATTCGCGACTACCGTCGAGCTCGGCAAGCCATAGGTCTTGTGCCGCAAGAACTCGCCACCGATTCGTTTGAAACCGTTTGGGCCGCTGTCTCTTTCAGCCGAGGATTGTTTGGTAAACCGGCAAACCCGGCTCATATTGAAAAAATATTGAAGGCTCTATCGTTGTGGGACAAACGCAACAATCACATAATGACGTTGTCTGGCGGCATGAAGCGCCGAGTAATGATTGCCAAGGCTCTGTCCCACGAGCCACGCATCCTATTTCTGGACGAACCCACCGCTGGTGTAGACGTAGAACTGCGTCGGGATATGTGGGCGCTGGTGCGCCAACTGCGGGAAAGTGGCGTTACCATCATTCTGACCACCCACTACATCGAAGAAGCCGAAGAAATGGCGGATCGTATTGGAGTTATCCGTCAGGGGGAAATCATACTCGTGGAAGACAAAGACCAGCTGATGAGTAAGTTGGGGAAAAAAGAACTGCGCCTGCAATTGCAAAACAAACTCGAATTTTTGCCCCCCGAATTGGCTGCGGAATCTTTGGAGCTGTCCGAGTCTGGCCAGGAACTGATTTACACCTTCGCCCAACACGAGCAGACCGGTATTGCCCAACTGCTAAGAACCCTGGGCGACCTTGGAATTGAATACCGCGACTTGAAAACCCGGGAAACCTCTCTCGAAGACATATTTGTTGGGCTGGTGCGTGAATGA
- a CDS encoding ABC transporter permease, producing MNLYGVSAIYKFEMARMQRTLMQSILSPVISTCLYFVVFGSAIGARMGDIGDVPYGAFIIPGLVMLSLLMNSISNASFGIYMPKFSGTVYEVLSAPISYIEVVLGYVGAAATKSVILGLIILATSKFFVDYSILHPFWMVSFLVLTSVTFSLFGFIIGIWADNFEKLQVVPMMIVTPLTFLGGTFYSIDMLPEIWQTISLFNPVVYLISGFRWAFFGVSDVHIGVSLLMTLGFLTACLVTISWIFKTGYRLRP from the coding sequence ATGAACCTTTACGGCGTAAGCGCCATTTATAAATTTGAAATGGCCCGCATGCAGCGAACCCTAATGCAAAGCATACTCTCGCCTGTGATTTCCACGTGCTTGTATTTCGTGGTTTTCGGTTCGGCCATAGGCGCTCGCATGGGTGATATTGGCGATGTGCCTTATGGCGCATTTATCATCCCCGGGTTAGTCATGCTTTCACTGCTGATGAACAGCATTTCCAACGCGTCTTTCGGCATTTACATGCCAAAATTTTCGGGCACCGTCTACGAGGTGCTATCGGCGCCTATATCCTATATCGAGGTGGTACTGGGTTACGTGGGTGCTGCGGCCACAAAGTCGGTGATACTAGGGTTGATCATCCTGGCTACCTCTAAGTTTTTTGTCGATTACAGCATTTTGCACCCGTTCTGGATGGTATCTTTCTTAGTACTCACTTCCGTCACCTTCAGCCTGTTCGGCTTTATTATTGGCATTTGGGCTGACAATTTCGAAAAGCTACAAGTTGTTCCAATGATGATTGTGACTCCATTAACATTTTTGGGCGGCACATTTTATTCAATCGACATGCTGCCAGAGATCTGGCAAACCATCAGCCTGTTCAATCCCGTGGTGTACCTGATCAGTGGCTTTCGCTGGGCATTTTTCGGCGTGTCTGACGTCCACATTGGCGTTAGCCTACTTATGACGTTGGGTTTTCTCACCGCCTGCTTAGTGACCATCAGTTGGATTTTCAAAACCGGATACAGACTGCGCCCATGA
- a CDS encoding DUF192 domain-containing protein, with product MNLVASKPKLIALSVSLLMVACTTGAQALESQVLPAQSACFVSKEQSVSVSLEWAETAEQRRIGLMGRDKLEEHSGMLFDYNSLQSAENSFWMRNTLIALDIAYVNEQGSIVAINRMAPCKSVAASNCPIYPAGAEFVQAIEMNAGFFSRYQLTLGDRLQTAPALCASRP from the coding sequence ATGAACCTGGTCGCGTCAAAACCAAAACTTATCGCCTTGAGTGTATCGCTGCTGATGGTGGCGTGCACCACTGGTGCCCAAGCCCTTGAGTCCCAGGTGTTGCCGGCGCAATCAGCATGCTTTGTGAGTAAAGAACAGAGCGTTTCTGTTAGCCTGGAATGGGCCGAAACAGCAGAACAGCGGCGCATCGGCCTGATGGGACGGGACAAACTGGAAGAACACAGCGGCATGCTGTTTGACTACAACAGCCTTCAGTCTGCCGAAAACAGCTTCTGGATGCGCAACACACTGATAGCGCTAGACATTGCCTATGTAAACGAGCAAGGAAGCATTGTGGCCATTAATCGGATGGCGCCTTGCAAATCTGTTGCGGCGTCCAACTGCCCGATCTACCCGGCGGGCGCCGAATTTGTCCAAGCTATAGAGATGAACGCCGGATTTTTTAGCCGTTATCAATTAACTCTGGGCGATCGCTTACAGACAGCTCCGGCGCTTTGCGCCAGCAGACCTTAG
- a CDS encoding enoyl-CoA hydratase, which produces MTSESDSLLLVDNLDGVTTLTLNNPAGRNSLSMAMLQALHDQLVGLADDAATRVVVLAASGKVFCAGHDLKEVQGQLGSTPFMLSLFELCSKVMQQIVNLPKPVIARVDGVATAAGCQLVASCDLAVAGETARFATPGVNIGLFCSTPMVALSRNVSPKHAMEMLLTGEMISAARAEQIGLVNRVVADSELDNAVAQLAGTIAGKSGHTLKIGKQAFYRQLEMPLHEAYAFTSQVMATNLEAEDAEEGICAFLAKRPAKWQDR; this is translated from the coding sequence ATGACGTCTGAATCGGATTCCTTGCTATTAGTCGATAATTTGGACGGCGTCACCACGCTTACACTGAATAATCCGGCCGGTCGTAACAGTTTGTCGATGGCGATGCTGCAAGCGTTGCATGATCAGTTGGTGGGATTGGCCGATGACGCCGCCACGCGGGTTGTGGTTTTGGCCGCCAGTGGCAAGGTGTTTTGTGCCGGTCACGATTTGAAAGAGGTACAGGGTCAGCTCGGCAGCACGCCGTTTATGCTGTCTCTGTTTGAGTTGTGCAGCAAGGTGATGCAGCAGATTGTGAATTTGCCGAAACCGGTGATTGCCCGAGTTGATGGCGTAGCCACAGCGGCTGGCTGCCAGCTGGTGGCCAGTTGTGATCTGGCGGTTGCCGGTGAAACGGCGCGCTTCGCGACGCCCGGGGTGAATATTGGTTTGTTCTGTTCCACGCCAATGGTGGCGCTGTCCCGCAACGTATCACCAAAACACGCCATGGAAATGTTGCTCACCGGCGAGATGATCAGTGCTGCCCGGGCAGAGCAGATCGGGTTAGTGAACCGGGTGGTTGCCGACAGTGAACTGGATAATGCGGTTGCACAGCTGGCGGGTACAATCGCTGGCAAGTCCGGCCATACTTTGAAAATCGGCAAACAGGCGTTTTATCGTCAGCTGGAAATGCCCCTGCATGAAGCCTACGCCTTCACCTCGCAGGTGATGGCAACGAACCTGGAAGCTGAGGATGCGGAAGAGGGAATTTGCGCGTTTCTGGCGAAGCGGCCGGCTAAGTGGCAGGATCGCTAA
- a CDS encoding YehS family protein, whose product MTNNDVLRRVRYIFDLNDSTTIEIFSLADFTVTEEQVSAWLKKEEDDTFLKLNDTALAVFLNGFIIYKRGKRDGEQPGPETQLNNNIVFQKLRIALNLKADDILAIFQLVEFQLSNHELSALFRKLGNKNYRECKDQILRNFLLGLQRQVRPNHDASDAES is encoded by the coding sequence TTGACCAATAATGATGTTTTGCGCCGTGTGCGATATATCTTTGATTTAAATGACAGTACTACGATTGAAATCTTCTCTTTAGCTGACTTTACCGTAACCGAAGAGCAGGTCTCTGCTTGGCTGAAAAAAGAAGAAGACGATACTTTTCTGAAGCTCAATGACACGGCGTTAGCTGTTTTTCTTAATGGTTTTATTATTTATAAGCGTGGTAAACGCGATGGCGAGCAGCCAGGGCCAGAGACGCAGCTGAATAATAATATTGTATTCCAGAAACTGCGAATTGCTCTAAATTTAAAGGCTGATGATATTTTGGCCATTTTTCAGTTGGTAGAGTTTCAATTAAGTAACCATGAATTAAGTGCGCTTTTCCGCAAGCTTGGTAATAAGAATTATCGAGAGTGTAAAGACCAGATTCTTCGAAATTTTTTGCTGGGCTTGCAGCGCCAGGTACGGCCAAACCATGATGCTTCAGACGCTGAATCATAG
- a CDS encoding alternative oxidase codes for MNEALGSFSTEHNSDPLSKHHTPSGFSDRVAFRLTRLLRFFADLFFAKRYGHRAVVLETVAAVPGMVGGMVGHMRSLRRMEDNREWIHTLLEEAENERMHLMTFVQIAQPSFLERVLILLAQGIFFTSFLFLYIVSGRTAHRLVGYFEEEAVYSYGEYLAEVDSGRLENVAAPQIAIDYWKLPADATLRDVIIVVRLDEAGHRDVNHRFADSFDH; via the coding sequence ATGAACGAAGCATTGGGGTCTTTTTCAACGGAACACAACAGTGATCCGCTGAGTAAACACCATACCCCTTCGGGCTTTTCTGACCGCGTGGCCTTTCGCTTAACCAGGCTGCTACGTTTTTTTGCTGATCTTTTTTTTGCCAAGCGCTATGGACACCGTGCGGTGGTGTTGGAAACCGTAGCAGCTGTGCCGGGGATGGTTGGCGGGATGGTCGGGCACATGCGCTCGCTTCGTCGGATGGAAGACAATCGGGAATGGATCCACACACTGCTGGAGGAGGCTGAAAACGAACGCATGCACCTGATGACGTTTGTACAAATTGCTCAGCCCAGCTTTTTGGAACGGGTGCTGATTTTGCTTGCGCAGGGGATTTTTTTTACCAGCTTTCTCTTTCTTTATATTGTTTCTGGCCGCACCGCACATAGGCTAGTAGGTTATTTCGAAGAAGAGGCGGTCTATAGCTATGGCGAATACCTGGCTGAGGTGGACAGTGGTCGTTTGGAAAACGTGGCCGCGCCGCAGATCGCAATTGACTATTGGAAATTGCCCGCTGATGCGACTTTGCGCGATGTCATTATAGTGGTCAGGCTTGATGAAGCGGGTCATCGGGATGTCAACCACCGCTTTGCCGATAGCTTTGACCATTGA
- a CDS encoding MFS transporter — protein sequence MKSLSNTGFALFGAVLIAISYGLARFAFGLFVPPIRAELGLTPEVIGIIGALPLISFLLATLVAPLSADRLGARNTAVLSCGFGVVGLALISQASDALSLGVGVFACGICTGLMMPALTAAMQAMVSRAVHGRVSSVMNAGTSIGVVVAVPVVLFLSGAWRYAYLSFAILAGIGVIAAWYFIPSVSRVIPANAASTTPISGLQWWRLFRLSLFAFVMGFVSSAYWIFAPDLMVTLGGLPPSATGWLWLAVGIAGIGGAVVADLADRNNPPITHSLMLVMLSASLALLAASPDQLVLAAFSALVFGLAYMSLTGLYLMTGIRLLPGRLSMGPVLPFMAVSLGQATGSPVVGMLVSKFGYANAFSTFSAIGILVAMLSPLYPRYIDHEPEEEQVDDQTGLQAAYDYQLLDEDGEPLAPVADEAENP from the coding sequence ATGAAGTCTCTCTCGAACACAGGGTTTGCGCTCTTTGGTGCAGTCCTGATCGCGATTAGCTACGGGCTCGCGCGCTTCGCCTTTGGTCTATTTGTACCCCCTATCCGGGCCGAGCTGGGTCTTACGCCTGAAGTAATCGGTATCATCGGCGCGCTGCCGCTTATCAGTTTCCTTCTGGCGACCTTGGTGGCACCGCTCTCCGCCGATCGTCTCGGTGCCCGCAATACGGCCGTCCTGTCGTGTGGTTTCGGCGTCGTCGGTCTGGCGCTTATCAGCCAGGCGTCTGATGCTCTGTCGCTCGGAGTAGGTGTGTTTGCGTGCGGCATTTGCACCGGCCTTATGATGCCGGCGCTAACGGCTGCCATGCAGGCTATGGTGAGCCGCGCGGTGCACGGCCGTGTCAGTTCAGTCATGAATGCGGGCACCAGCATTGGCGTCGTCGTTGCCGTACCGGTGGTCCTTTTCCTATCTGGCGCTTGGCGGTACGCGTACCTGTCCTTCGCCATCCTGGCGGGGATTGGCGTCATTGCTGCGTGGTACTTTATCCCTTCCGTGTCTCGGGTCATTCCCGCGAACGCTGCGTCGACAACGCCAATCAGCGGCCTGCAGTGGTGGCGTCTGTTCAGGCTTTCGCTATTTGCATTCGTGATGGGTTTCGTTTCCTCTGCATACTGGATCTTCGCTCCCGATTTAATGGTCACCCTCGGCGGCCTACCGCCCTCTGCAACCGGGTGGCTATGGCTCGCGGTTGGTATTGCCGGCATCGGAGGTGCCGTGGTGGCCGACCTGGCCGATCGCAACAACCCACCCATTACACACTCGCTAATGCTGGTAATGTTATCCGCGAGCCTGGCACTGCTTGCTGCCAGCCCTGATCAGCTGGTGCTCGCGGCATTCTCTGCGCTGGTCTTCGGTCTGGCCTATATGAGCCTGACGGGGCTCTATCTGATGACGGGCATTCGCCTGTTGCCGGGCCGATTGTCGATGGGGCCGGTACTGCCATTCATGGCTGTCTCGCTCGGGCAGGCAACTGGCTCGCCTGTTGTCGGCATGCTGGTGAGCAAATTTGGCTACGCCAATGCATTTTCCACTTTTTCCGCGATCGGAATCCTGGTAGCCATGTTGTCGCCCCTATACCCGCGCTACATTGACCATGAACCCGAGGAGGAACAGGTTGACGACCAAACCGGCCTGCAGGCGGCATACGATTACCAGCTCCTGGACGAAGATGGCGAGCCGTTGGCACCCGTCGCGGATGAGGCCGAGAACCCTTAG